GTTCCCAGGCTTGTACGGCTCGCTGCTCCGAAACGCCCTTCGTCTTCATGTTGCGGGTTATCTGGTCCATCATGCGCACCAGTCCTGTTTCGAAGTTGTTCTGACGGAGCGAGATGAAGTCCTTCAGCTTGTTCAATATCTGATGGTCGATGCAGACCTTCCAGTCTCTTACCAGCCTTTCCCAGTTTTCGGGTTTCGAAGCCCCGTCTCCAGTCATCAGCTTGAGGAAGAAAGGCTTATCAAACCCATCTTCAGCATGTTCCTGTTCCAGCTGGTCGAGCAAGGGGAGCCACACCTGTTCATCCCTTCTCTTAAAGGGAGCCCAATCGAGCACATCATCTGCCCGATGACTCTCGGTCCAGGCACGCTGGCGCTGGAACCGCATGTGATGGACGCATTCCACGATGAATTTTCCTACGCTATCATAGAACACCTTGCTCTTAATCTTGCTGTTCACCACCTGTCGCACGAATTTCTGCACCTCTTCGCCAGTTTCTTCTATGGTTACTTTCAGGGTAAAGAGATGAATAAGATAATCCTTCAGCGGGTCTTCCTTCAAATTCCAAGGCATGGCGGTGCCTGTCGGATCAGGAATCTTCACCTGTCCCGACTTGCAGAAGTCATCCAGCATCTTCAAGTAATACTGTGCCTCCGCCAAGTCCTTGTTATTCTGGTATTTCATAGGAGTAAATCCTTATTTTTTCTCCATCAGATATTCTGCGAAGATTCTTGCAGCACTCTCTACTTTGGCTGCGCAAGGGCGAGACTTGTAATATTCTGCCGTTCTTGCCGAAGCCACATAGCTGGACTGCGCTTTCTCGTGGCCCTTCAAGCCGAGGATTTCGGCACAGATGATACTGCCGTTCTGCTCCTTCGATTTGGCGAGCAAATCCTGCACCACCTTATAGCATGCCGACTTGCCCTCGCGGTCATCCCCCTCGGTCTGTCCGCAATCCAAGCCAACGAGCACCACGATGCCCGAAACGGCACCGCACATCATTCTCATTCTGCCTACTCCACCACCGAAGCCGGCACCAATGCGCTTCGCCATCTCATCATCAAGACCATATAAATCGGCAAAGGCAGCCACTACCGACTGGCAGCAGCCATAGCCCTGCATAAAGTTATCCACAGCCTGGTGAACACGCGCCTCCAACTCTGGAGTCAATATTTTCTGTTCATTCATCATGTTTAGATTCTTCTATATATAATAATGTAATAGGAGGCGATTAAACCTCATAGAGTTTCATCGTATCCTGACGGGTAAATGCCAACTCCTTATAGAAATCGCGGAGATAAGCCGATATTTCCGCCTTATCATCAGCAGATGCGAAGAGATTCTCGCCCAACTGCCTTTCCAGCGAGCTCAAGCCATCCGAAAGGTTTTCTATCTCTCCCTCGTAATCCCTTCCATCCTCCGGATTCCTGCGTACACGATGATATTTGATGTCCTCAGCAAGCGCATTCTTCATCTCCACGAGTTTATCTGCAAAAGGAGAAAAGAGGGCACGGATCACGATGTTTCGGATAGCATCCCGCTCTTCCGGTTCCTGCCACAGACAATGGTAGATAGGCAGCAAATCGCAGATATCCACCTCTTCCCTATCCTGCATAAAGGCTGAAGTGCGAAGCAGGCGGACGATATTCTTCCATCTTCGGTCACTCACATAAATGTTTCTGCGCTCGGCAGCCTCATCCACATTCACGGCTCTCAGAGATTTACGAATGGCAGAAATTGCATCAAGCACCTCCTCCTTCACGCCAATCTTACAGATTTTCTCCGCCCATTCAGCATACTCCTCAGCAGTAATCTTCAAATCAGAAAAATCTGCGTTATCTGCGAAATCTGCGTGACCTAAAACCCCTGTAGAACCAGAGAAATCTGCGTGAGATTCCAGCAGCATCGCCCGGAAATTCTTCTCCAGCTTAATCGGTCGGCTTTCTATTCTGATAACGAATCGGTCCCAGAGCGCCTCCAGTCCTTCTCCCTTAGCCGGCAACTCATTGCTTGCAGCCACGAGAAGTTTCAGAGGAAGATGCATTTCCCGATTGCCGTTTCTGAAGATTTTCTCGTTAATCACCGTAAGGAGCGTGTTCTGGATAGCAGGTCCCGCCTTCCAGATTTCATCCAGGAAAACCACATCGGCAGTAGGCAGATAACCCTCCACCGCACGTTCGTAAGTATCCGAAGTCTTCAGTTTCTGAATGCTCACCGGACCGAAAATTTCATCGGGAGTAGAGAATCGCGACATCAGATACTCAAAGCTCTGAGCCTCCCTGAATGCCGTCTTCAACTGTCTGGCCACCATACTCTTTGCCACACCCGGAGGTCCCAGCAGGATGATACTCTCACCTGCCAGAGCAGCCAGGAGCGAG
This Segatella copri DSM 18205 DNA region includes the following protein-coding sequences:
- a CDS encoding C-GCAxxG-C-C family protein, encoding MMNEQKILTPELEARVHQAVDNFMQGYGCCQSVVAAFADLYGLDDEMAKRIGAGFGGGVGRMRMMCGAVSGIVVLVGLDCGQTEGDDREGKSACYKVVQDLLAKSKEQNGSIICAEILGLKGHEKAQSSYVASARTAEYYKSRPCAAKVESAARIFAEYLMEKK